The Pangasianodon hypophthalmus isolate fPanHyp1 chromosome 14, fPanHyp1.pri, whole genome shotgun sequence nucleotide sequence GACTTGCACACATTCACTGAATAACTGTAATAATCCCTACCTATTATGTACAGATTAATGAATAGGTGGTATTAGCTGAATGGTCAAGTCATGAATAGCCTCAGGACTGATAGTTGGAATGTGATTGCAATCTATAGCACTAATATCATACCAATCGCTTATAATCATCTGTGCCAGAATATACTCCAGCAGAgggctttattattatttattattgataaatGAAGCTTAGGCTATATATTAGGCTATATGTTCTTCTGCAGCAAAATAGCCACCTTGCACTGGGCTTAGCAAGCTGTAGGTTTGCTGTGATTCTGTGTATGGCCAACAGTAAGAGGCTAATGGTGAGCATTATTTGCAATATCATGCTCTGAAATGCAGCAAAGATTAAATATTCCAGCTTTGGAAATTCTGTGTCCctgacataaaaaaataatcagggaAATCCATAGGACTTCTACAATCTACAAGTGACCTTTTCACAATTTATGCTcttaaatccatttttaaagAATGGCAAATCTATTTACACGGTGTGAGCTTAGTAGCCTACATCAGggaaaaatgtgtgatttttcagACAGCTGACTCATCCAAAAGCTGTTTAGACTCTCTGATCCTGAACACATCAACTGTGCAGTATAAGGCAGCCCAGCCTGATATAGGGTAAAATCAAACCAAGCTTAAATATAACCAAAAAATCCTGCTTCGTGAAACCAGCCCCATGCGTCATTTAAAGCTTCTCCTTTACACAGATGCACAACAGGCTCTATGCAGTCTAGTGAGACTCGCCGGTGCAGTATCTTCAGCTTAAAAGAATTGTATATTTTCTATTGTACCATCTGGTTGGCAAATTCAAGACATTAGTCATGCTATAAAGTAATAAGTGTATCCATCTGCCAGGCTGCTTTTACAGTTTTACTAGGGCTTTAACACTCAGTGTGTTGGACTATGTAGAGACTATGTATGTAGAGAGCATTAACTCACCGTGTACATACAGCTCTCCACAACAGCAGGCACAGGCACAAGGCCGGGGAAGCAGCGGCTGATGTAGCTGGACAGGGCATCCACGTCccgtctatctgtctgtctgtctctctcatctgGCTCCGTCTCACTGCCCATGTGGTAGCAAACCTGAGTGTGACGCACATGACCAATAGGATTTATAACAAGAGAAAGACCTCAAACAGCTCCATCTGGAACCTGAGTACAGTGGTATAGCTCCATAGTTCATCATTTGTAGTTTACTCAGAGGAGCTGATAGGCAGACAAACCCCGGCTCTGGTGGCTGGAGCAGAGATACATCTAACATGACTCGACCATCTGTGTTCTCCTTCTCAGCCTTGTTGAGCATGATGACCTGGAGAACTCCCACTGAGGCAATAATGTACTGAGAAACAGGGTCCAGGACCAGGAGAAGACGGATGAGAAGAGAGGGGCAACTATTGCTTTTTAATCAAGCATGTTTTACTGAATATAGAACATTGCCATCGATTTGTGGATCAGTCTAAGAAATGATCGTCTGTGATGCTCTCAGTGGATATACAAAAGCTTACTCTTCAGGTCCAGTCATGCTAGCCAAATATCACAagtaaaattacattaattacaatgaaatttaaaacaatcaactttTGTATTTACATCTATCGCAGTTATGTTCAAATTTATATGGAATATTGTATTGTTATGTTTGTATTCCCTCCTAATTTAATGCATATGAGTtttaattagtgtttttttcaATTAGTAGCTGCTGCAGCGTCACAGCTGTGTGCACATCTGTGTGCAGTTCTGCATACTGAGTTctctgtttcctcccacctcccaaaaacatgccagtaggtgaactggctacATTAAATTTCTCCTGGGtatgaaggagtgtgtgtgaatgtgtgtgtatgatgcagTGCAATgactgacatcccatccagggtgtattcccccctcacacccagtgttctcaggataggctctggatccgccatgaccttgaccaggataaagcggttactgaaaacgaatgaatgaatgagttttaATTAATAGATTAAACTGTACTGGGGTCATCCCATCCCATCCTTTCATAGAAGAaaacttaaattaaagtttaacTTTGGTGAACTTTGATATGCAAATATGTATTATCAACCAGTAGCACAACTGCTTTTTCTGCTTGGACCTTCATATTGCAAAATTAAGGAAACACTCATTTTAATGTGCTGTGTACAGAcatgaaatttttttatattacattttgtgtttttgtactttaatgtgtttttgttcattaatacCACAGTATTGCTACCCATCTTCAAATTGCTGTCACTGCTAAATTAGCATTAAAATGGGGGACGTGACTTGGCCtctttcacaaaaaatataatttacaaattTCTAGTATGACTGTGGCTTTAAACAAAAGTACTGTAGGTACTCTATCAGTCAAAATTTTGGATAAGTTTGTTGAAATCTGTTCCTAAGACACACTTTTAATAAGCAGTTTAAGTagattttacttaaaattaaagTGTTTCATTTAGAACTTAGGAGAAGCAAACAACATGTGCTCATCTTATTTAGGAACTTTAAGAAAAGACCCCTGGGCGGCTCCTTCCTTTGATGCTTTTCACTGATGTGTGATACCTCAGagtaatttttcatttctgtatgaTACAAATTGTTAGTGTTTGATTTGAGACATTACATACTCATGTACATACTGCACAGCATGAGATGTGTCTTGGGGGCGGTACATGCTCGTTGATCAGCTGGAGAGAAATTCCCAGCTCCTTTCACTCACCTTCATCAGTCCTGGATATTCATTGGATGGGAGGCCATAGATATCATGCTCTGCCTCCTTTGGCTGCATTTGGATGAAGCAGGGGAAGCGATTACTGATACTGTAGGAGCCTGGAACCTTCTCCTTCCAGTAGCACACATTTATCCTCACCACCTGccgagacatacagagagagaaagagttgttgttgctgtttttgatCCAAGAGCAATTACCAAGAGTACTGTTCTCCTATTACTGCAGCATCAGGAAtaagattttaattaaatgaatgtaCACTGATGTAAATCACGTCCTGAGAAAAGTAATAAGTATTTAGAAGTTCTCGCTTTAATGAACTGTCCATCCTGCTTCCTCATTCAGAGATCATAAAAGCCCATAACATATTCCAGAGGTCACACATAGTCCAATTTACTTGGGTGCAGCCTCTCAGGTCCATGCCTTACTCAATAATGCAATTCCAATTCAGAGACCTATTCCAGGCTTAAACAACACTGAATGCTTCTCCATCACCTCTGCTTTGGTGTGTGACATATGGAGGATTGTTTAAGTGTGAGTCTTGTTGATTCATGGCTGGGACAGGGGAAGAGAAATACCCTGGCTTGTTTATTCTGAGCAGTGGCTGACTTTTCAGGCTGACCTGGGGTGATGCCAGTCACGCTCTGAAGGCTTGTGTGTAATTCCCAGCCTCTGACCTCGCTGCTGCACTATGGTGGAAATGATTCTCCGTCAGATAATGCATTGTGACCTAGAGTCTAGCATTCACTCCAGGACAGGATTGTTGCCGTATGAATTTTTAAAGGCAGATAAAGATGGAGCAGGCGAGTGAATATAAGATGTCTGCCTGTAGTTCAGTGAGAAGTTGTCAAGGCAGAGCTCTGGTTCATTCAGTACCTGCAGTGGAAGCTGCAGTCCAGTGAGGGAGAGAAGTGTTTTGGCCCAGGGACCAGCTGTGATCACCAGATTCTTTGCTTGGTATGTGCCAGAGTCTGTCGTCACTGTGATTAAGTCGCCAGGCTTAATGTTAAtcactttctctccatcttttatcacaccaccatgtGACTGGAACACCATCtggaaagaggaggaaaaatcCTCAGAATTAACAATCCAATAATAGACAAATCTCAAAACTGACATATACAATCGCCAccataattattggcatccttcaGAAGAATGAGTACAAATGATTCTAGAAAACAATAGACATAATGATTCAGTAACTAAATAATTTTTCTCTGAACAAAATCATCAAACCTTCCCTaaataatatcatatttttaaaaaagtaggtGGCAAAAAAATTACTCGTATGTcctaaataacaacaacaacaataataataatgataataataatgataataacaataacagtaacaataataataataataataataataataataataataataataataataataatgtgaccAAAGGGTCTCCtttaaacaatttgaaaaaaaaaaattgctcttgTTCACCACCATGGAGCAAACTACAGAACATTTTAGACATAACAAACAGATGTTTATTAACCTGGACATGCcaggtaatggatataaaaaatatacaagcAGTAAAATTCCATAATAAAAAAGTTTACAATGGTTGAAATTTAACAGAAACTGGACCCATGGTCCCATGAGCACACAGTGTGGACAATGTTGTTTCAGAAAACACACTTGCACAGCTGATTCCTGCATGTTGTCAAGTTACAAATTTACCTATTAGACACCACCATTCTCTAGAAAGCTGTTGTGCAAAATAAGCCCTTGCTGGCATGTCACGCAAAAAAAGCAGTTCCTGAATATCGCCAAGCCTCACTGGAACTATATTTGGAAATAGTTTAATTCGTGGAAGTAGTTTTTAAACCATTCATACATTtgttgaaaaaatgttttatatacaaTGAAAAGCAGCAATATTCACTCTAAAATACAGATACTGGACCTTTGATACTTTGGAGCTATTTTGTGGCTGGTGATCTGGGGGCTGTTGTGACAGTTGATAAGATCATGAAATCGTTCTTTCAGCAAAGAGTCTGGTTGCCAAATGGTTTAGATTTACATATAGAGCATCCGGCAACATAATGACCCAAATCCTGCATTCACATTAACACAGAAATAATtgcagaaacacaaaatcaatgttttgcAATGACCGGCTCAATCTCCGGGTTTGAACTGGGTGGGATCTGAATCGAATGGCCATGTACCTGCattaaaaacctaaaaacatACCAGAGCTTGAAGTGTTCTGCATGAGGAATGGGTCCAAGATCTCTCAAGTGTACTGCAAGGTTATTTTGCATTAGAAGAAGaggctcagtgctgttattgtCTCCAGGAGAGGCTTCACAGAATATTAACCATTGAAGTACTCATCATTTCGAAACCCAAATTTTGTTTTGTGGAAAAACTGaattacttgtgtgtgtttgagtgtatttgagaaaatattgtgttaaaatataaCTAACACCACTCATATTTctaagctcaaaatatcactgtgtacatgtcattcattttatatggttttttttggttgttttcatGATGGGTACCAATAATTCTGGTAGCAATAGAATTATTTTTCCATGTCTGTAATGCTTTTCTATCAGTAAAGTGGACAAGTTGTATTTCTTGTCAGGTATACTGGGATCTGAGGGCAAAGCAGAATGATGATGAGACAGCTGGGTGGACTAGAAAGAGTAGGGCAACTAATGAGTGAGAAGCGAGAACTGCTTTTAGACAATACCATCAGGGAGCCTACCAGTGCACTCTGATGATCCGCTGTAGGCCAGACCAGCCTGAGTCTTGGAGAACATTTTCTGTGTGCATAGTGCAAGGTTGGAGTCCTATAGCAGAAACAAGCTACATTGACTAATGATGGCTGTCTCATCTTTGAGACTATAGTGCATGCTTAGGAGTGTGGTCCAGTTATGTGCTGGGAGGTCACAGCCAGACAAATACATCtcagatcattttttaaaaaagaaacttgCTTAAAATATGACAGCAAATGTACGTCATTTTCTTCAAGGTTAATAATGGTGTCTGGTGCCTTATCTGCACCCTATAAAGAAgattaatcttttaaaataaatgcacacagGAGAAAATAACTGTCTGGCTATTGAAATAAAAGTGACTAATTGCGTGGTGCTTGATGGTGCACTTAGAAGAACTTTTCTCCTCAAAGCTTTGTTCCCTGTGAAGCATTGTGCTGATCTGTCATActctaatgaaatgaaatgacaagTGCTCTTTATCTTCTTTTTCACACTTTAGAGGAACAGACTATAATGACAAGGCATACTTAAACTCTTTCTATAACACAGCCAAACTTTGAGAAACACTTTTAATCCAATTCACACTTAGTGCAATGAATATGTTAAACATAAACAGACGTGTTCTGCATAAATTGATGATCCCAACAGTTCAAGTCTGAACAGGGAAACTACAACCTCCTAGCTTCCAAAAATATACTAGATTTAAtaacttatttaaaaacatctgtaCAGTCACAGTGACCTAAGAAGTTTAGAAGTGGCTGACCTGGGCTGCTCTGAGTGCTCGGTCTGCGTACAAAACTCCAGCAGTGGTTTCCACAATCGCAGCGTCTCCGCTCGTCAGGTTCACATTGGGGATGTGTTGGCTGAACTCGTGTCTCTCCAGCACCACAGTGGGAACCTTGTTCCTCTGCACTGAGTTCTTAATGAGCTGGAAGTCCTTTCCGTTCTCTGGACCCATCAGCAGCAGGCCAGTACGCCTACAACATATGGCACTGTACAGTTAACTGTTCCAGTTAGGCCTGTAAATTAATCAGCATTAACACATCCAAGACAGCTGGATGCCAAGGTTGGCCAGTTGGAATCTAAACtttgtgtctgcgtgtgtcAGAAAGTTGCTgaagagacaaagacaaaccAAAAGGAATAGAAAATTATGAATATTGGTTTGCAGCACTCCTACATCTGCCTACTTCCATAATGCATCAGCTCAAGTTTAAAGGTGCAACTCCTTGATCAGAGTTTTATGACTGTATGTACGTGGGAAGAAATTAGGAAAGAAGGGCTTTATAACTGTATGTGGGAAGAGAATTATGCCGGGCTGGCTGTGCGTTTATAGCCTATATGCATCAACACCTCTCATGTCTGTTTAAAAGATGACTGGCGTGTGAAGGCTACCCACACTCTATGGCCTTTACACTCTTGAGGGATTCTCTCCTTCACCTGTGCCTATACTGTATGCATGGCCAGTCTGGATGTTGAACAGagaactgtaataaaatcatttcacaAAGAATTTGTCCACATTTCTTATATTTCTTGTCCACATACACTTAGCTAGCATGTACATTAGTTTACAGATGTTGAAGGGCACAGGTATGATTTGGGTGGTGGCTCTTTCTCAGAACATCAGTGACACTAACAAGACATTTTAGTGGGtgctcctgggattttttttttttaaacatttcactgCTGGGTTAATAATAGTCTAAACAAATATTCAACCAAAAGCAGCATATTGGGCAGTAACTGACACTAATAAAGGGCTATAAGAGAACGAAcacaaatttattcattcattcatcttgagtaACTTATCTTGGTCAGAATCGCAGTGAATCCCAAGAACATTGATGTCAGtccatgcacgcacacacacacacacacacacacacattcagacctagcagcaatttagagtagccaatccacctactgaaaccagagaacccagaagaaccCCACACATGAGAAATCGTGCACAGACTGCAACCCGacctcaggatcaaactggggacacTATGCTTCCTACTGCACCACCTTGCTGCCCTTAATGCAAATTGTACATGGAAAATAATGAGCTATAATCTCTAATGGTTCCTCTTCAAGGTGGACTAACAAGGACGGTGTGTCTAATAAAGTAACtcttaattgttttaaatgttttaaaacaccAAGCAACACAGCTGTGTATGATTCACTCACAccagagccacacacacacacacacacagatcttgAGAATGGTGGTCTACCAGCCAAATGACTTCAGTGGTGACCCTGTGGTGATTCATTTTCACTGATGGACGGAGTAGACAaggtgatatactgtataagtatAATCTAAATGTACCTAATAAATTggcacacacacctgtaaagCTTCAATCCTGCCTCCTCTTCCAGCTGGGCCCACAGCTCATAGCTCTCCTCCATCATGTGTGTATAGAAGTCTTCTTCATAAGCTTTCCGGATGATGCGTGTCTGGCCATGAGAGCTCCCTCGGGAGTGTGGCAGGACAAACTGAGgagaaacacaagcacacacagtcACCATTTTAATCTATATCTCTGCTCACTACTTAACGTTACTAATTCTCTAATACTGGAACACAAATGCAACAGTGCACCAAGTACAATGAATGTAACATTTCCACCATGATAACAAAGCTTAAAATGCAAGTAACTCTTTAACAGGCTGATCTCAACTGCTACAGATACAGTATGCTTCTATCTTTTTGCATATATCACCAACTTGCTCCAGCAGTAGAGTGTTCTTGTTATTTTTGGCGAGGTGGTAGGCGGTAAACGAGCCCTGAATCCCTGCGCCTATAACAATACACTCGTACACCATGttgaaaaagaaatgctgtttaaaaagtgctgcagtgtactctcagtgcagTCCAAAGTTCTCACATTACACTTATATAACTGCTGGCATACTGTGAGACACACCCACTCAGCACTGTTTAAAGGGGACTTGGTGTATAAATGGCTTACAGAGTGCTAAATGTATGCAGAATAATTTAGCAAGGTCTTTGCGTATGCTCAGtcaaagctgtgtgtaaatatatacacaaatccaagcaaacgtttgttttttggtAAATCATACACGTTGCGTTGAAACGTTTATGcacaatttacacacagattCTTGTGTGCACTGATAAGTGAGGGCCCTGGACTATGTTTAAGGAGATATCTTCCCAAGTTTCTGCCATTTTTAAAGCACAACACACAAGTGGAAGACCTTGTGTTGTGGGAAGTGGGAGAACTTGTAGTGTAACCCACACTTACatctacatttattcatttagcagacacttttatccaaagcgacttacaaatGATCACAAGCAATTTTCTCACTTTACCAATTTTGAAAGTTGTGGCTATAATTCTTAATACTTACATCAGTGCACTGTGACACGAACACACTACAAAGCAATGTCTGAAATGGCACAGTGCTGTACTATACCTATCATGTGTAGAAtactgggaaaacccatcataTGGTCATCTCCTGCTATATATAGTTCTGGAAACTATCTACTTTCCTGTACTGAAATGTGTTTTCcttttgcacatactgtatctcACAAAGTCACAGCAACCCAGCAAGTCGGGTTACCCCCAAAAATGACTGAAAGATGTCCCTCATACCTCACATTTATAGTCTAATCTACCAACTTTAAAGAATTAAAGGTTTACAACAAGATATGAGCTGTCACTTTGATTAtctgcatcatccacatcactCCACCACTCTGTCGCATCACCCGAGGTAAAAGCTACTCATGGCTTTTAAACTCAAGCCTTATCGTCATCTCTTCACTCAACTAATCTCTGTTCATGCAAAATTCAGGTGGGAAATAATAGCTAACTCTTGTATTAGgtcactgaaatattttaaaacttggcttctgtcatctgtacagtgtgtgtaagcaCTCTTCTTTCTTTTGATGATGACGATGCAGATTTTCCAtgcagatataaatatatagcttTAGTAATATATACTCTAATAtatactttattaggaacactatactaatactgagtagggcctccctttgctctcaaacaGCCTCAACTCTTCGTggtatggattccacaagacgttggaaacattcctttgataTTCTGGGCCATGTTGTGtgatgattgcatcacacaattcttGCAGAtgtttcaggtgcactttcatgctgcaaatctcctgttctaccacatcccaaaggtgctctattggattcggatccggtgactgggaaggccactgaagaataTTGaattcattgtcatgttcatgaaaccagtttcaGACGACTTGTTTTGTAAcctgctggaagtagccattagaagatgggtaaattgtggccatgaagggatgcacacagtcagcaacaatactcaaataggctgtggcattcaagtgatggttgattggtattaatgggcccaaagacCGCCAGCCATATGTCAAAAAATGCCTCCAGACTGCCAACTGTATTTATCATATGTACCCTAGCACAGCATGTCTGAATACAGTAAAAATGAATCCGTATTGAGAAAGGTAGCGTGAAACGATAACcaatttgtctttgttttttgctCAAATATTACTTATGTTTATTACTTATGCTTATGTTATGTGTACTTATGTTTATGTTGAAATGGTGATGTTGTATGTGTGGCAGCATATAATCTATAGTATTTGGTTTTGGAGCATATCACTCATTACTCACTGAAGCATTTAGTCAGGCACTTACCAGCAGAAACTCATTAAACCTGAGGGTCTGGTAATAGCAACATGTGTAACCATAGAGTATAATTACTAGAGGCTGCGCACCTGTCAAAAATGTCAAGATCTGTGAATGAGAACTGgctatttttagttttaatttttaatagaatttttaataataattttaaactgTTCTGTTCATAAACATATATTATACCTTTGCTATGAAACTACATGTTAAAGAAATCACAGTTCTTGCTTGGTTAATTTCCATACCAAAGACTGTTTGTGGGTTTAAAGAAATATCACCAGGAGATATTGCTCTTTAGACCTACTAAGTCTGAATGGTCTTTCAGCATCTTACTTACTTTCTCATTCCCCCTGTCTCATCTTAAGCCCTAGAACATTCTAGGTTCTGTGCTATTTTACAATTAAAGCTCCTCTGTGTTTTACAGATTATGACACTAGGCATTGTGAAGGCTGCTGTCGCTACTTGGACAATTTCTGATGTTTCCCCCTGCTTTTCTTTAGTTTATATTGGAACATTGATGGAGGGCTTTATAGAGGataaaggaaaagaagaggGGATTGTAACAAAAGGAGAGAGGGCTGTGTCTGGCAGGCATCTTTAAAAAGGCTAAGACTGGGCTtttctgtgtgtgctgtggagtTTCGGGCCATTTGGCTAAACAGATGGCTCCCACAGATAGGATGGTGTAGAGAGGGTCAGCTGGTCATGCTCCCTGCTGTCCAGGCCTGTCATGGACAGATAAGGTGTGATCCTCCCTATTGGCACActtctataaaaaaatatatatatctacaAACATCATCTTACAGCAGATAGACAACATGATGAGCGATGTCAAACACACCTGAATGTGCGGAATAATTATGTCAATTTGTAAACTGAACTCCGTGATTAAATGCCATGATGGGTCTTTTTGtgctctgttgtgttttggaTAATGATTTATAGCAAggctaaattattttaattatattcaaATATCTGTTTTGTACTGACCCTTTATTTCTAATCCAGACCTTTTCTAACACATTTTCCCTGTAATAGACAGCTAGCTTTTGATTCTTTAGGAAATTTCTCAATTACAGTATGCAGGTATAAAATAATCCCTGTAGgatgtcattatttttcttGCTAGTTCACACGCTTCAGCCTCTACATGAAGTCTCTCACGCAATCCTGTTGGACCCACATTCCAATTAGACTCGATCTCCCACATCTTCTCGCAAGGATGCATTTCTTCTGCTTCAGACCTATGACCTCTCAGAGATATGTCAGCCTCTTTGAGATTTCTGGTAGTTGGTCAATTGTGGCATATTATTTTATGACTAAAGAGCAGAGCATTTAATTGCAAACAGGCTTTATAATCGATTAAACTGTTTAGCGTTGTTATAATTACATCCTTGAACATAAAGGTGCTGATAACACCCAGTGCTGCCCCAGAAGACAGTAAATAAAGTAAGATGGTGTTCATGTGTGGGGTTCAACATCTGCAGCCTGTGAAAgtgttttcctttaaaacaCTGAGCCTCCTCACACATAAAGGTGACATGATGTATGGCAGATCTCTTAAGCTTTTTAAAGGAGCACTGCTGCGCTGTTAAGCCACGTATAAACTGCAGTGTCAGGTGTTCTCATGAATGCTGCTTTGGAATGACATCaataagtgtttgtgtgaggaaAATGATGCTGCACCGATTTTAGAGGCAATGGGATAAAAGTGCTGTCACACCACTCCGTTAATGTCTGCCTGTGTTGCTGTGATGTGAGCTTTCATCAGTGAATTGAGATGACATGAAAGCTAAAACTTTAAGCATTTCTACTTCTCTGTAGGATACAAAAAAACCCATCTGGAGCAAATGGTGCAAGTAAGCcataaagtcaatattttcaCTTCAGTATTTTCACTAGCTTTGAAAAAGCAGACTTAATGGACCAAATATAAAGTTTATTAATAGTTTATTATGTGTAGGCATTTTTATTTAGTCAGTTCAAATATATCCTTATCCTAATATGACAGCAGTCTTGTACACACATTCAAGTACTAGGTGAAGATTGTGGATGTGACTCATGCAGATAAGCAGGTAAGCAACTGTCCTGTATGTTACCACCCTTACTGTACAATCCTTACTGTAATTTACTCTCAGTGGAAATACTCATTCTGCGACCATCTCAAATCTGCGATTTGAGGATAAATTCTACCTTGAGTGTTTCAACATCTTTGTATTGTACCGAAAAAATACCTGACCTGGATCATTGGTGACAAGGTGCAAGTAAATCACAAAGTCAGTATTTTCACTAGTGATTGTTTTGATGgaaagaatgattttttttgttgcaatgaggggatttttttgtttgtggtaCTAGTCCTCCCCTCAAAACAACTGCACAAACAATTACTTCTAGACACCCAAGTGTCCTTAATTGTTGAGTTTTAAATGGCTGAAACATTATAAGTGGAAGAACAGCTTTCCATTGGAAAGGTCATGCTTCAAAATATCAGCAGGCGGTCAGAATTGTTCAGTGCACTGTAAGTATCGTGACTCGTTATTTACTTGCCATTTATTTGAAGCACTTTATTCCTTATCATGTTTAAATAGGAATTCATCCTTGTCAATATTCATAATCTCCATACCGAACGTACACAATGATGTCCAACCTTGTCTGATGAGTAACTTAACCTCTGTGAATAATGATAGTGGTTTACAGGTGACTGCTCTTCAGGGTGGAATTgcagaaaagagaaacatttgaCTTGGATTGTATAACAATCTTTGTCCAGAAATGTCTCCGCTCTCACAGCCTTAAGTAATTGTCCTACCCAGCTGTTAGTCTCCCACTGGACTCTTCACTGTGTAAAAACTTATGTCTGTTAGTTTTACTGGCAccagttttaatgttttagctTGTTGGTGATCACACTGGGGAAATAGGATTTCCTATTTCCTAATCCTATAAAGggaattgtatatatttatttctgagtgTGATATAACAGAAAGCAAACTGAATATTCCAATTATAAGCAGTCTCAGAATCTGGAAAAGAGTAATTATCAGTAAGGACAAGAGACTGAAATACAAAAAGACAGTCACATTTTTTCTGCAGCACAGTGTGTTCATGATATTCTGAAAGTTTGA carries:
- the pipox gene encoding peroxisomal sarcosine oxidase isoform X1 — protein: MVYECIVIGAGIQGSFTAYHLAKNNKNTLLLEQFVLPHSRGSSHGQTRIIRKAYEEDFYTHMMEESYELWAQLEEEAGLKLYRRTGLLLMGPENGKDFQLIKNSVQRNKVPTVVLERHEFSQHIPNVNLTSGDAAIVETTAGVLYADRALRAAQMVFQSHGGVIKDGEKVINIKPGDLITVTTDSGTYQAKNLVITAGPWAKTLLSLTGLQLPLQVVRINVCYWKEKVPGSYSISNRFPCFIQMQPKEAEHDIYGLPSNEYPGLMKVCYHMGSETEPDERDRQTDRRDVDALSSYISRCFPGLVPVPAVVESCMYTVTPDNNFVLDCHPTYSNIAIGAGFSGHGFKFAPVVGKVLCELSMGQNPSYDLSPFSIQRFQDNPK
- the pipox gene encoding peroxisomal sarcosine oxidase isoform X2; this translates as MMEESYELWAQLEEEAGLKLYRRTGLLLMGPENGKDFQLIKNSVQRNKVPTVVLERHEFSQHIPNVNLTSGDAAIVETTAGVLYADRALRAAQMVFQSHGGVIKDGEKVINIKPGDLITVTTDSGTYQAKNLVITAGPWAKTLLSLTGLQLPLQVVRINVCYWKEKVPGSYSISNRFPCFIQMQPKEAEHDIYGLPSNEYPGLMKVCYHMGSETEPDERDRQTDRRDVDALSSYISRCFPGLVPVPAVVESCMYTVTPDNNFVLDCHPTYSNIAIGAGFSGHGFKFAPVVGKVLCELSMGQNPSYDLSPFSIQRFQDNPK